Proteins from a genomic interval of Diaphorobacter sp. HDW4A:
- the leuA gene encoding 2-isopropylmalate synthase, translating into MISNPSSKYQPFAPIALADRTWPGKTITQAPIWLSTDLRDGNQALFEPMNGERKMALYKELVRIGFKQIEVGFPAASQTDFDFVRRLIDENLIPDDVTIMVMTQSREDLIDRTVEAVQGAKRAIVHIYNAVAPAWRKIVFNMEVPQVMELVKHHVSHFKKQSDKHPETEWILQYSPETFSSAELDVSLQACQTAIEAWGVNAHRKIIINLPTTVENATANVFADQIEWMHRHLVPREHVVLSVHPHNDRGTGVAATEFAIMAGADRVEGCLFGNGERCGNVDIVTLALNMYTQGVHPKLDFSDITGVARIAEECTSLPVHPRHPYAGDLVFTAFSGSHQDAIKKGFAAQDPKAIWEVPYLPIDPADLGRTYDSVIRVNSQSGKGGISFLMEREHGVVMPRRMQVEFSAMVQRQTDSNETEMTGDALWTLFDTTYLATLTSPAAIICHAHRVTNDGHSIELDVTINGVRQTLQGEGNGPIAATVDALGLPLRVDHYEERATGSGANAQALAIIEAAMEGVAGSTFGAGMSHNIMTASVQAVVSVANRLNARGNAEHARQTETESA; encoded by the coding sequence ATGATTTCCAACCCTTCCAGCAAGTACCAACCGTTTGCCCCCATCGCCTTGGCCGACCGCACCTGGCCCGGCAAGACCATCACGCAAGCGCCGATCTGGCTTTCCACCGACTTGCGCGACGGCAACCAGGCGCTCTTCGAGCCGATGAACGGCGAGCGCAAGATGGCACTCTACAAGGAGCTTGTGCGCATCGGCTTCAAGCAGATCGAGGTGGGTTTTCCCGCCGCATCGCAGACCGATTTCGACTTCGTGCGCCGCTTGATCGACGAGAACCTGATCCCCGATGACGTGACCATCATGGTGATGACGCAGTCGCGCGAAGACCTCATCGACCGCACAGTGGAAGCCGTGCAAGGTGCCAAGCGCGCCATCGTCCACATCTACAACGCCGTCGCACCCGCATGGCGCAAGATCGTCTTCAACATGGAAGTGCCGCAGGTGATGGAGCTCGTGAAGCATCATGTCTCGCACTTCAAGAAGCAGTCCGACAAGCATCCCGAGACCGAGTGGATCTTGCAGTATTCGCCCGAGACCTTCAGCAGCGCCGAGCTCGATGTCTCCTTGCAGGCCTGCCAGACCGCCATCGAAGCCTGGGGAGTGAACGCCCACCGCAAGATCATCATCAACCTGCCGACGACGGTGGAAAACGCCACCGCCAACGTGTTCGCCGACCAGATCGAATGGATGCACCGCCACCTCGTTCCGCGTGAACACGTCGTGCTCTCCGTGCACCCACACAACGACCGCGGCACCGGCGTGGCCGCCACTGAGTTCGCGATCATGGCCGGTGCCGACCGCGTGGAAGGCTGTCTCTTCGGCAACGGCGAACGCTGCGGCAACGTGGACATCGTCACGCTCGCGCTCAACATGTACACGCAGGGCGTGCACCCAAAGCTCGACTTCTCCGACATCACCGGCGTCGCGCGCATCGCCGAAGAATGCACCTCGCTGCCCGTGCACCCGCGCCACCCCTATGCCGGTGACCTCGTGTTCACCGCATTTTCCGGCTCGCATCAGGATGCGATCAAGAAGGGCTTCGCCGCGCAGGACCCCAAGGCGATCTGGGAGGTGCCCTACCTCCCCATCGACCCCGCCGACCTCGGCCGCACGTATGACAGTGTGATCCGCGTGAACAGCCAATCGGGCAAGGGCGGCATCTCCTTCCTCATGGAGCGCGAACATGGCGTGGTGATGCCGCGCCGCATGCAGGTCGAATTCAGCGCCATGGTCCAACGCCAGACCGACAGCAACGAAACCGAGATGACCGGCGACGCACTCTGGACCCTGTTCGACACCACCTACCTCGCCACCCTCACCAGCCCCGCGGCGATCATCTGCCACGCCCACCGCGTGACCAATGACGGCCACAGCATCGAGCTCGACGTGACGATCAACGGCGTGCGCCAGACCCTGCAAGGCGAAGGCAACGGCCCCATCGCCGCCACGGTAGATGCCCTCGGCTTGCCCTTGCGCGTGGACCACTACGAAGAACGCGCAACAGGCAGCGGTGCCAACGCCCAAGCCCTTGCCATCATCGAAGCCGCGATGGAAGGCGTAGCCGGTTCCACCTTCGGAGCAGGCATGAGCCACAACATCATGACCGCCTCCGTACAAGCCGTAGTGAGCGTAGCCAACCGCCTGAATGCCCGTGGCAATGCGGAACATGCACGCCAGACAGAAACAGAATCGGCCTGA
- a CDS encoding hotdog fold thioesterase gives MANIWKKPFTLEIANRTGEDTATSHLGIEIVEVGDDYIRGRVPVDERTKQPFGLLHGGVSVVLAESLGSLGAFYAAPEGWGAVGLDINANHLKSARSGWVTGTARPVHIGKTTQVWAIEMVNEDGELTCISRLTMAMLAPRK, from the coding sequence ATGGCAAACATTTGGAAAAAACCCTTTACCCTCGAGATCGCCAACCGCACGGGCGAAGACACGGCGACAAGCCATCTGGGCATTGAAATCGTGGAAGTGGGCGACGACTACATTCGTGGCCGCGTGCCGGTCGATGAGCGCACCAAGCAACCGTTCGGACTGCTCCACGGCGGCGTCAGCGTGGTGCTGGCCGAGTCGCTGGGCTCGCTAGGTGCCTTCTACGCCGCACCCGAAGGCTGGGGCGCGGTGGGGCTGGACATCAACGCCAACCACCTCAAATCCGCCCGCAGCGGCTGGGTGACCGGTACGGCGCGGCCAGTGCATATCGGCAAGACCACCCAAGTCTGGGCTATCGAGATGGTGAACGAAGACGGCGAACTGACCTGCATATCACGCCTCACGATGGCGATGCTCGCGCCGCGAAAGTGA
- a CDS encoding ABC transporter substrate-binding protein, translating into MQRRQFVSLASGVLALSAAPAFIRSAAAQEVPGLNAKSVTIGCSAAMSGPLVSFGNDISQGAGAAFAQINAQGGVHGRGIQLQMMDDAYVPDRTLSNVKQMLSGGSALALLSCVGTPNNTAILPLIEEAGIPYVAPVTGASSLRKGARNVFHVRASYTDEVQRLVKRLAGMGLKGIGVIYQDNGYGKEALADAQRTLDGLGMKTAVEAAVATDGSNLKDVFAKVSAGRPSAVLLATAGAVSVDLVRGMKKHVPGVLLAGLSVTMPGDALAKLGEDGSGLALTMIVPDPNRPRIQLVRDYQAAMRAKGHNEFSQGSLEAYVNARVLAEGLDRAGKEPTPAKLRSALASIKNLDLGGFVVDYSGQSPYVGSRFIDLGVMGNTGRFIG; encoded by the coding sequence ATGCAACGTCGCCAATTTGTTTCGCTCGCATCCGGTGTGCTCGCCTTGTCGGCTGCTCCCGCCTTCATTCGCAGCGCCGCCGCGCAGGAAGTGCCCGGCCTCAATGCCAAGTCGGTGACGATCGGTTGTTCCGCCGCCATGAGCGGCCCGCTGGTCAGCTTTGGCAACGACATCTCGCAGGGCGCGGGTGCGGCGTTCGCGCAGATCAATGCGCAGGGCGGCGTGCATGGCCGTGGCATTCAGCTTCAGATGATGGACGACGCCTATGTGCCCGACCGCACGCTCAGCAACGTCAAGCAGATGCTCAGCGGCGGCTCGGCGCTCGCGTTGCTGTCCTGCGTAGGGACGCCCAATAACACGGCAATTCTTCCGCTGATCGAGGAGGCTGGCATTCCGTACGTGGCACCGGTCACAGGGGCATCGTCGCTGCGCAAGGGCGCGCGCAATGTATTCCACGTGCGCGCCAGCTACACCGATGAGGTGCAGCGATTGGTCAAGCGCCTCGCGGGCATGGGCCTCAAGGGTATCGGCGTGATCTATCAGGACAACGGCTACGGCAAGGAAGCACTGGCTGACGCTCAGCGCACGCTTGACGGCCTCGGCATGAAGACTGCCGTGGAGGCTGCCGTGGCCACCGATGGTTCCAATCTGAAGGACGTGTTTGCCAAGGTGTCAGCAGGTCGCCCCTCGGCGGTGCTGCTGGCGACGGCTGGTGCGGTGTCGGTGGATCTGGTGCGTGGCATGAAGAAGCATGTGCCCGGCGTGCTGCTTGCCGGCCTGTCGGTGACCATGCCCGGCGATGCGCTTGCCAAGCTCGGCGAGGATGGCAGTGGCCTCGCACTGACCATGATCGTGCCTGATCCCAACCGCCCACGCATCCAGCTCGTGCGCGACTATCAAGCCGCCATGCGCGCCAAGGGCCACAACGAGTTCTCGCAGGGCAGCCTCGAGGCCTACGTCAACGCCCGCGTGCTCGCCGAAGGTCTGGATCGTGCAGGCAAGGAGCCGACGCCCGCCAAGCTGCGCTCTGCATTGGCCAGCATCAAGAACCTGGATCTGGGCGGCTTCGTGGTCGACTACAGCGGCCAGTCGCCGTATGTGGGCTCGCGCTTCATCGACCTCGGCGTGATGGGCAACACGGGGCGTTTCATCGGCTGA